In one window of Lewinella sp. 4G2 DNA:
- a CDS encoding DMT family transporter: MNTKQSPGWIDYVTLIGLSLIWGTSYILIKKGLDVFTPAQVASLRLGISALALLPLAVTHLRKITRRQIPLLIVIGITGTGLPSFLFPFAQTELSSSLTGMLSGLTPLCTFIVAYFLFRKTAGGGRQFAGVLLGLVGAGLLAWSAPGEAGQTTQFAYAGFILLACFCYATSSNLVGAYFKETPALTITVASFFLVGVPALIWALSAGAVPETVMSEPDGAGWWALAYVGFLAVVSTVLASIIFFKMVQRSGAVFASTVSYIIPLVALSWGLLDGEALSFWQLPAVALVLVGVFLSK, encoded by the coding sequence GTGAATACCAAGCAAAGCCCCGGATGGATAGATTACGTGACCCTGATCGGGCTGAGTTTGATCTGGGGAACGAGTTATATCCTCATTAAAAAAGGATTGGACGTATTCACGCCCGCACAGGTCGCGAGTTTGCGTTTGGGTATTTCCGCCCTGGCCTTATTACCGCTCGCCGTTACCCACTTAAGAAAGATAACGCGGCGGCAAATACCGCTATTAATCGTCATCGGGATAACCGGAACGGGTTTGCCCTCCTTTCTTTTCCCGTTCGCGCAAACCGAATTAAGTAGCAGTTTGACGGGGATGTTGAGTGGGCTGACGCCGCTCTGCACCTTCATCGTAGCGTACTTTTTATTCCGCAAAACTGCCGGTGGTGGGCGGCAATTTGCGGGGGTATTGCTCGGGCTGGTTGGGGCTGGTTTGCTCGCTTGGTCCGCCCCCGGAGAAGCGGGGCAGACGACGCAATTTGCCTACGCCGGGTTCATTTTATTGGCGTGTTTTTGCTACGCGACCAGTTCTAATTTAGTCGGGGCTTACTTCAAAGAAACGCCGGCGCTTACGATTACGGTGGCCAGCTTTTTTCTGGTTGGGGTGCCCGCTTTAATCTGGGCGCTGAGCGCAGGTGCCGTGCCGGAGACGGTAATGAGCGAGCCGGATGGGGCGGGTTGGTGGGCGCTGGCTTACGTAGGATTTCTGGCCGTGGTCAGTACCGTGCTGGCGAGTATCATCTTTTTCAAGATGGTGCAACGCTCCGGCGCCGTATTTGCCAGTACGGTGAGTTACATCATTCCGCTGGTGGCGCTGAGTTGGGGCCTGCTGGATGGGGAAGCCCTCAGCTTTTGGCAGTTACCCGCCGTCGCTCTGGTCCTGGTAGGTGTATTCCTGAGCAAGTAA
- a CDS encoding glycoside hydrolase family 15 protein, which produces MPYLPIEDHAVIGNLHTIALVDTHGTIDFMCLPRFDSPTVFAKILDDNKGGDFSITVAGEDIRHKQLYLPGTNILLTRYHNPTGIVEVTDFMPIAEEEQDFAIYRRIKGVYGDHELTIDIRPRYDYARETCTVEAKEDGSGYLMHDPLGNQPTLFLATTAELDVVDGGLQAVVSLKGGENIDFLLTLDEGQEYVNDFLPEFEKCRKYWTAWSNRCKYDGMWKESVVRSALALKLLTSKHFGSTVAAGTFGLPETIGGERNWDYRFTWIRDSAFTIYAFLRLGYTEEAEAFVGWIKEQCMDNLQLMYGIDGRKELEEIELDHLEGYRKSQPVRIGNGAYDQTQMDIYGELIDTIYLYNKAGGSITMDFWKSISTLVEHVVDNWKTKDHGIWEVRSGKQRFLHSTVCCWVAIDRAIRIAEDRSLPCPLVKWRNVRDEIHQDIFENFWNEELQAYPQFLGSDTVDASALLMPLLRFVSSKEPRWIKTLEKIEEQLTADVLVFRYRQEHGATDGLEGEEASFTICSFWYAECLARTGRVDEAIVVMQKLLGYGNHVGLFSEEIGIHGEQLGNFPQAFSHLALISAAFQIDKQCQES; this is translated from the coding sequence ATGCCCTACCTACCCATTGAAGATCACGCCGTTATCGGCAACCTCCACACCATCGCTTTGGTGGACACTCACGGGACGATCGACTTCATGTGCCTCCCCCGTTTCGATTCTCCAACGGTATTTGCTAAAATCCTAGATGACAATAAAGGCGGCGACTTCTCCATCACCGTAGCCGGGGAGGATATCCGCCACAAACAACTCTACTTACCTGGTACGAATATTCTCTTGACGCGCTACCACAACCCGACGGGCATCGTGGAGGTCACCGACTTCATGCCCATTGCGGAAGAGGAGCAGGACTTTGCCATTTACCGCCGCATCAAGGGAGTGTACGGAGACCATGAACTGACCATCGACATCCGCCCACGCTACGATTACGCACGGGAGACTTGTACCGTAGAAGCAAAAGAAGACGGTTCCGGCTACCTGATGCACGATCCGTTGGGCAATCAGCCTACCCTCTTTCTGGCCACCACCGCGGAGTTAGACGTAGTGGATGGCGGTCTTCAAGCAGTCGTCTCCCTAAAGGGTGGCGAGAACATTGATTTCCTGCTTACCCTGGATGAGGGCCAGGAATACGTCAACGACTTCCTCCCCGAATTTGAAAAATGCCGTAAGTACTGGACGGCCTGGTCCAACCGCTGCAAGTACGACGGAATGTGGAAGGAGTCCGTCGTGCGGTCCGCGCTGGCGCTGAAGCTTCTTACCTCAAAGCACTTCGGCAGTACCGTGGCTGCCGGCACTTTCGGCCTGCCCGAAACCATTGGGGGCGAACGCAATTGGGATTACCGCTTCACCTGGATTCGTGATTCCGCCTTCACCATCTACGCCTTCTTGCGCCTGGGCTACACCGAAGAGGCCGAAGCTTTCGTCGGTTGGATCAAAGAGCAGTGTATGGACAACCTCCAGCTCATGTACGGCATCGACGGGCGGAAAGAACTCGAAGAGATTGAGCTGGACCACCTCGAAGGCTACCGCAAGAGCCAACCCGTCCGGATCGGCAACGGTGCCTACGACCAGACTCAGATGGATATCTACGGCGAACTCATCGATACGATCTACCTCTACAACAAGGCTGGTGGCAGCATCACGATGGACTTCTGGAAAAGCATCTCCACCCTGGTTGAGCACGTAGTAGACAATTGGAAAACCAAGGATCACGGAATTTGGGAAGTGCGGAGTGGTAAACAACGCTTCCTTCATTCCACCGTTTGCTGTTGGGTGGCGATTGACCGCGCCATCCGCATTGCGGAGGACCGGTCCCTCCCCTGCCCCCTCGTAAAGTGGCGCAATGTGCGCGATGAAATTCACCAGGACATCTTCGAGAACTTTTGGAATGAGGAACTACAAGCCTACCCCCAATTTCTCGGCAGTGATACCGTGGACGCCAGCGCGCTGCTGATGCCCCTCCTCCGCTTCGTCTCCAGCAAGGAACCCCGTTGGATCAAGACCCTCGAAAAAATTGAAGAGCAACTGACGGCAGACGTTCTCGTGTTCCGGTACCGCCAGGAGCACGGCGCTACGGACGGTCTTGAAGGGGAGGAAGCTTCCTTCACCATCTGCTCTTTTTGGTACGCAGAATGCCTCGCGCGCACTGGGCGCGTCGACGAAGCCATTGTAGTAATGCAAAAACTCTTGGGCTATGGGAACCACGTCGGCCTGTTCAGTGAAGAGATAGGGATCCACGGCGAGCAGCTCGGTAATTTCCCTCAGGCCTTCTCCCACCTTGCACTGATATCGGCTGCTTTCCAAATCGATAAGCAGTGTCAGGAGTCATAA
- a CDS encoding FAD:protein FMN transferase encodes MVLRLIILLFTCLLLCTCGSAPAEVVVDSQPRKWEISGRAMGSYYKITYLGDSLSGLSARIDSLLDAYNLELSAWVPESKLSVFNREAEGVNLEGTQHFIPNLNLARIVHQATGGAYDPTIAPLVNYWGFGTGQPRQSAEVVQEEIDRLLPLVGFENLELEGQQLGKKYPGVQLDLNASAKGYGVDLIAQLLKNSGRPDHLVDVGGEMRGGGTKNGQAWTVAIRLPDEDKAKIALAGTLPLSNDRAIATSGNYLNYYKVGGETFSHTINPKTGLVERNRLLSASVLAPDCATADAFATACMVLGPEQAMALIEQDPKLEAYFLVRGEGDALETLKSSGL; translated from the coding sequence ATGGTCCTCAGATTAATTATCCTACTGTTTACTTGCCTTTTACTGTGTACCTGCGGCAGCGCCCCCGCGGAAGTTGTGGTGGATAGCCAACCCCGAAAATGGGAGATCAGCGGCCGGGCCATGGGATCTTACTACAAGATCACTTACCTCGGTGATAGCCTGTCGGGATTGAGTGCCCGCATTGACAGCTTGCTCGATGCGTATAATCTGGAGCTCAGTGCGTGGGTGCCCGAGAGTAAATTGAGTGTGTTCAACCGGGAAGCCGAGGGGGTGAATTTGGAAGGCACCCAACACTTTATCCCCAATCTGAACCTGGCGCGGATCGTCCACCAAGCGACCGGAGGCGCATACGACCCCACCATTGCCCCCCTGGTGAATTACTGGGGCTTCGGTACGGGCCAACCGCGGCAGTCGGCGGAAGTAGTGCAGGAGGAGATTGATCGGCTACTCCCACTGGTGGGTTTTGAGAACCTTGAATTAGAGGGCCAGCAACTCGGCAAAAAGTACCCCGGCGTACAACTCGATCTAAACGCCAGCGCCAAAGGATACGGGGTAGATCTGATCGCCCAACTACTGAAGAACAGCGGCCGGCCTGACCACCTGGTGGACGTCGGCGGGGAAATGCGCGGTGGCGGAACCAAAAACGGACAAGCCTGGACGGTAGCCATCCGCTTGCCCGACGAAGACAAGGCAAAAATCGCCCTCGCGGGCACCCTCCCGCTGAGTAACGACCGGGCCATCGCGACCTCCGGCAACTACCTGAATTATTATAAAGTGGGTGGGGAGACCTTCAGCCACACCATCAATCCGAAAACTGGATTGGTAGAGCGTAACCGCTTACTGAGTGCATCCGTACTCGCGCCCGATTGCGCGACGGCCGATGCCTTCGCCACCGCCTGCATGGTGCTGGGGCCGGAGCAAGCCATGGCGCTAATTGAGCAGGACCCTAAACTGGAGGCTTACTTCCTGGTACGTGGCGAAGGCGACGCCCTCGAAACGCTGAAGTCTTCCGGGCTATAG
- a CDS encoding BamA/TamA family outer membrane protein has translation MLALLRILLMAFCGLYLAPLVGQGGGASIATVSKTSERDTIVLSDSVQVVGIYLNGQKRTRQRVIFREMGLKRGARIPSTEIRERVDRSYATLMNTGLFASVDIAIDTLNADEIALELQIRETWYLYPVPVFSLADRNFNVWLNEMNASLDRVNIGAKLTYYNFTGRRDRLKIGYETGYRRLYELSYRHPYINQAGSLGLEASYRYRQQREQNYLTVGNRQEFVRLEDRFIYEQQSVDVKLTYRRRLYVSHSLTAGYQSSEIADTIATILNPEFFGGGRSSQEFASLRYSFTDDRRDVRNYPWRGYFLRATLDKDGLGITGERDGLTAGLTYSKFIPLNEKYSINVGAGAKYSFIRSQQPFLENRAIGFGSNGIVGYQFYVVDGLDMLIWRAGIRRELFRTKVNLGKWVFIDAFRQIPIRVLFAVQANQGFANAPFAGEANRLNNTLLTGVSAGFDAVLYYDMVGSVQYNRNHLGEDGVFLALQLSF, from the coding sequence ATGCTTGCACTTCTACGGATTCTGCTGATGGCTTTTTGCGGTCTCTACCTGGCCCCATTGGTGGGGCAGGGTGGGGGAGCATCAATAGCGACCGTAAGCAAAACATCGGAAAGGGATACCATCGTTTTATCCGATTCCGTACAGGTAGTCGGTATATACCTTAACGGACAGAAGCGGACGCGGCAGCGCGTCATCTTCCGGGAGATGGGCTTGAAAAGGGGCGCTCGGATTCCCTCTACGGAAATCCGAGAACGGGTGGACCGGAGCTACGCCACCCTCATGAATACCGGTTTATTCGCCAGCGTAGATATTGCGATCGATACCCTCAACGCCGACGAGATCGCTTTGGAATTACAGATCAGAGAAACCTGGTACCTATACCCAGTACCAGTATTCTCGCTGGCGGACCGGAATTTTAACGTATGGCTCAACGAAATGAACGCGTCGCTGGACCGGGTGAATATCGGGGCTAAATTGACCTACTATAATTTCACGGGCAGGCGCGACCGATTAAAGATTGGTTACGAAACGGGGTACCGCCGCTTATACGAATTAAGCTATCGCCACCCATACATCAATCAGGCTGGAAGCCTCGGCCTCGAAGCAAGTTATCGGTACCGGCAGCAGCGGGAACAGAATTACCTCACGGTGGGGAACCGCCAGGAATTTGTACGCTTGGAAGATCGATTTATCTACGAGCAGCAGTCGGTGGATGTAAAATTGACCTACCGCCGCCGGTTGTACGTAAGCCATTCCCTGACGGCAGGGTACCAAAGCAGTGAAATTGCGGATACGATTGCTACCATCCTAAACCCGGAATTCTTTGGTGGTGGACGCAGCTCTCAGGAATTCGCTTCCCTGCGCTATTCCTTTACGGATGACCGGCGGGACGTTAGAAACTACCCCTGGCGTGGTTATTTCCTCCGCGCTACGCTCGATAAGGACGGGTTGGGGATTACCGGTGAACGCGATGGGTTAACGGCCGGCCTCACCTATTCAAAATTTATTCCCCTCAATGAGAAGTACAGCATCAACGTAGGGGCGGGGGCGAAGTATAGTTTTATCCGGAGCCAGCAACCCTTTCTGGAAAATAGGGCCATTGGGTTCGGTAGCAATGGCATTGTGGGGTACCAATTTTACGTAGTGGATGGGCTGGATATGTTGATCTGGCGCGCTGGCATCCGGCGGGAGTTATTCCGGACGAAAGTGAATCTCGGCAAATGGGTATTCATCGATGCTTTCCGGCAAATACCAATCCGGGTGCTATTTGCCGTGCAGGCTAACCAAGGATTTGCCAACGCCCCGTTCGCCGGTGAAGCGAACCGACTAAATAATACCCTGCTAACGGGGGTGAGCGCCGGGTTTGACGCCGTTCTTTACTACGATATGGTAGGGAGCGTGCAGTATAACCGCAATCACCTGGGGGAAGACGGGGTTTTCTTAGCTTTACAACTGAGCTTTTGA